gccctggtggttccaaacatctatcacttacggatgatggaggccactgtgcttattggaactttcagagctgcaaaaaaaaagccttgtgcctcgagacaatcctgtctcggaggtctacagacaatacttttgtcttcatgcttggtttgtgctttgacatgcactatcaaccctgggaccataTATAGGctggtgtatgccttttcaaatcatgttcaatcaactgaatttacacaGGTAAAATCCATAAGCtgttgaaacatctcaagaatgatcagtggaaaccgaacctaagctcaatttagagctccacgccaaaggctgtgaatacttgtggccatgtgatttttttttccagattttttattttaaataaatttgcaacaatttcaaaaaatcttttttcacattgatataattctgtaacataaaaatatgtggaaaaagtgaaggatAAATCCTTTCAGGTTGCTCtatgtatatgtatctatatatatatatatatatatatatatatatatatatatatatatatatatatatatatatatatatatatatatatatatatatatatatatatatatatatatatatgacaatgtTGTCGAAATGATCTCTGTCCAGGGAAATTAATTACTTAAAACACTGTGTTATATCCAAGCTATTAGTTGATGTTGTCACTGATAAGAAATAGTATGTGTTTGCACATAAACacgcgacgcggtggtgcagtgggtagcatgtttgcttcacagcaagaaggtctctggttcgagccttggctgagtcagttggcatttctgtgtggagtttgcatgttctccctgtgttcgagtgggtttcctccaggtggtccagtttcccccacaagtccaaagacatgtgaaataggtgaattgggtatgctaaattgtccatagtgtatgtgtgaatgagtgtgcatgtttcccagtcatgggttgcaattggaagggcatccactgcgtaaaacatgtgctggataagttggcggttcattccgctgtggcgactccagattaataaaagcaTGCCGGAAAGAAAACGACATAAACACAGTTctctagtctggccattctgttCTGGTTGTCAGATAGATTTAATACATAGTATGCAAGCATATTACAGTCTTCAGTCTTCAAAAAAAAGTCTTTTTGTAGTTTGCAGGGATGTATAATGTTAAGATCCCATTTCAAGTTTAAATAACTAACCAAACtgcagtaaaacattttttagctGAAAACCTCAAAAATTTTATGAAAAACCATTTAGTTCTTGGAGTCTTGAAAATTTGTGTTCTTCATCCCCTCAGGTCTATCACCACTTCCTACTACCGCAACTCTGTGGGTGGTCTCTTAGTTTTTGACCTGACGAACAGGAAGACCTTTGATCATGTGCGGGAATGGCACCGAGAAGTCAGCGAGCACATCCTGCCTCATCACATGGTCTACATCCTGATCGGCCACAAGAGCGACCTAAACCGCGACCGCAAGGTGACGCGAGATGAGGCCGAGCAGCTAGCGGCCGATCTCGGAATCCGCTATGTGGAAACATCAGCCAAATGCAACAGCAACGTGGAACGTGCTTTCGAGCTGCTCACGCGGGACATTTATGAGCTGATGAAGATGGGTGAGATCTCCACTCGTGACGGCTGGGATGGGGTCAAGAGTGGCCTCACTGCCAAAGTTCTTTATCCAGCTGAGGAGGAAGCGGAGCGAGAAAAGAGCTGCAACTGCTGACTTCCACAATCCACCTGTAATTGCACCTGTGTTTCAGTTGGTCGTCGCTCACCTTGGCTTTCACCAGTGTGTCGCATCATGGTCACTGCCTCAGGGCCTGGAGCGCTGAACGTATCTTCTTGTTGATGTTTGAGGTTGACGGTATAAGCCACTCAAAGGTGTAGTATATGTGGGCTTGAATGGACAGGTACTCTTCATATTGTTGGAGATCACCCTATGTTTTCAAGTCTTGTGGATGACATAGATAAACATTGTTTAAGCTCTATCCTATTGTACTTCACATCCTCTTGAGTTTTACCTTTTAACATTATTACTGTGGTACAGttaacatttagaaaaaaaatcttacctaTCTTGTCCATTCACTTAGAAATTTAAAGATCCCATAAAATAGCATAACAAAATGATGTTTTCCCCTTTTTTTGATGAAATT
This DNA window, taken from Danio aesculapii chromosome 19, fDanAes4.1, whole genome shotgun sequence, encodes the following:
- the rab42a gene encoding ras-related protein Rab-42a, with the translated sequence MDTLWQYQFRIILLGDSTVGKSSLLKRFTDGIYSDVADPTVGVDFYARSIDIEPGVKIKLQLWDTAGQERFRSITTSYYRNSVGGLLVFDLTNRKTFDHVREWHREVSEHILPHHMVYILIGHKSDLNRDRKVTRDEAEQLAADLGIRYVETSAKCNSNVERAFELLTRDIYELMKMGEISTRDGWDGVKSGLTAKVLYPAEEEAEREKSCNC